Within Enoplosus armatus isolate fEnoArm2 chromosome 1, fEnoArm2.hap1, whole genome shotgun sequence, the genomic segment TGGAACACTTGAATGGAACAGATCCACTGTTAATGTTATCAGTAACACCTGAGCGTTTATTACTGTGACTAATTAAACGTGTCTGTCGCAGAAAAGGTCTATTGACACCATCTTGTCACTTATTTGGACTAATTAGACCTCTTCGTTAAAGGACTCTGGTGGTCTCACGTGGATCTCAGTACTGCTCTGCTCTCCgtcaacctgagcagaggtctccATCACACAAAATAGCTCAGAACACCTGTGGGGTCTGGTAAGGCGTCACACCACCTGACCGACCAATCACGCTTCAGGACATTGTTCTGATGAATTAGCTCATTAAGTGACGCTGTATCTCTCGGGTCCTGTACTTTCTCAGTAATTTCCTGGAGGGAACTttgtaatttggtactaattaaagagaaaatggagaCAACGTTCCCGGAGAGTACACACACATTAGTTTGagtttgtgagagagaaaaagtcaatTAAATagaagcaaacacagaaaatagaTTGGTGGAGTTTAAGCAGTTGTTGATTTCCAGGGACATTTCTTGGCACAAACTGCTGATAAAATTTTAATTAGGGCCgtcattgattgtttttttaattcatcattttgtctataacaTGCACAAAAGTTGTGAAAGGTGCcggtcgtttttttttttaccaaaaccATCATAAAACTGCTTGTTCTGTCTAACAAAGATATGAATCTTCAGTGATCCTCACGTCTGAAAAGctaactaattatttcagcaactaattgattgattgtttcaCCTCTGATCTCAAACTGAAAGAtctgtttaaattaaacattaatttattattggaaaTTATGTTGaagcacacagaaagacaaactttagtattttgtttttgtattttcagctgACCTGAGGTGCACTGGGTAAAAGACTGTCCCATCAATAACAGGAAGcgtactatactatactatgaaCACTGTCTCTCATTTAcctacaataataataataataataataataataataaatatccagtgtaaaatacaacatgtaaagGTTTATGACTGGTGCGCTTTATTAAGATGAACTGATAACTTAAGATATAGACACAATTGTACAATTTATCAATctgtacaaaacataaaaccattCATTTTGACCCCCCTCTCACATTTAACCCTCCAAATTCATTGAAATGACATCATTTCCTTTTACACGTTTACACTGGAATTACAGTCAGTTATAGAATTcaatatagtaaaaaaaaaaaataatcaaaaaatcaaaacacacttcttaaaaaaaacacagaacaatggAGGTACGTGAAACAGGATCAGAAATCatattttcagaaaacaaaggaaTCACTTTGTCCACAGATTGCCAGCTAGCGAGTGTGCAGAGGCTCGGCTGGCGGCGCCGTCTGTTCCAACGAAAACGCCATTGGCGCCGCCAGCCGGGCTCAGTCACTCCAGAGCTACCCATCTACCCTCtgcctctacacacacacatacacacacaccaagttcAGGCATTGTATATGTCTGCTAACACCATCACACACTGACACGGCTATAACCTGGAAATTCAACAGAACACACACTCGGGAGTTTTAGCAAGTAGGTTGTTAGCGAGGCGTCTGTCAGCTCACAGACCGGACTGGGCACAACACTTAGCTCGTTCAGCATGTCATCCTAGCTAGCCAAGCCTAACCCTCAGCAGATTTCATGGACAGTAATGACAATGTTAGCTACATAAGGCGATACGACATGGAGGTGCAGTCGTACAGAAAGCCATGCATTGTGTTGAAGTCAGAGGCAGCTCGGTGTACGTAGGCTTTATGTGACGGGGACGTCTCCTCGAGGGACAGACAAAGCAAGGTTACTGGTTGAGGAGGAGGCGGCTGTGATGGTGGGTTGTTAGCAGGTGAATGGGAGGCGTTTTCGGACAGGTACGCATGGTGAAGGAGGCACTGTGACCAGAAGTTACCAAGAATGTGGCTGAATCCCTGAAGCTTTTCCTTGACTCCTTATTGTCGGACCTTCTCTGTCCGTTAGAGTACTGAGGACTTAAGGAGAGACTTTCAGGACTCAGCCTGTGTTCTGCAGTGCTGAACATTATATTTGGGTTTTTGAAAAGTGGCGCCGTCTTAAAAACGGCGCATCCAATCTGACTAAAGGAGGTCCAGATTCTCGATGTGCAGTAAAAATCTAATCCTAGACAAGAAAGCATGTTTACTAGATCAACTATTAAGGTTCAGTGCAAGAGTTTGACACGCTCATGAAATCCACCGTAGTGGGTGAGAGACATTTTCCATTCACTTACTTTCTCAGTGCGTCCTAAATACAGTTCTGTGGTTACATGCAAAGCTTCATTTGCTAGACGACAGGAGAGTTTTGATTATAATATTATAGAGTATCATAAGAATGTCATACGAGAATACTACTTCAGTTACTCATACTGTTGCTGTTTTAATTCCTTCATTTGCTATAGAAGTGcactaagaaaaacaaaaatccaaacaGGCGTGTGCTAGTTTCTGCATAGTTGTAGTCAAATATGTCGAAAATGAATGCATACTGTTCTCCTAATGTTGGAGCAGGAAAGCCCGATGAACTAACGTGTCTTCAGTCAGAAAATCCTTCTCAGTATTAGACTCTCTCTGCATGATGCCATGCTGAGACTTAAAGAGGGACAACATGAAAATCCAAATGTACAAGAGTTGTGTTCAGCTTTCACGGTGACGTTCCTAAAATTACACACCCTCAAGGCAATGATAGTGTTCCAGGTGGAGTCTTTCACCTGATAAAACATGCAGCACAGCAGAGTGCCATCTTTTAAAGACATGCAAAGCTGGCCCGATCCTGCCACCTGCTGTAAACACGGTGACAACAACGCTCACGAGGCTGCGCGCTACATGCAAGCTCACACCCGGCCTTTCCGCTGCGCAAACTGAAGCTCGGCAAATGCAAAAGTTTCTACGTTTCACTAGCGTCATATTCACAGCAATCAGATCAAATGGCATGACACTACCGGAGCACACGTGTCTACACTGTGCTCGATACATCCACATGGTTTCCAAAACAGTACATTGCActaaagaggagaggggggagccTAAAATGACAGAGGAGAAGCTTGTATATAGGAATACACTTCAGAGCAACTTTGATGTGCTTTAAATTCATATATACCTAGTAGTACATATATGAtacaagacagagaaagatcATAAAAAAAGGTGGAGAAATCAACAGGAGCACAAAGTAtgaagaaaggagaagaaaataaatcacattcatATATTAAGACATTTTTGTGACATGTCAGCGCATCTACAGTAATGAAATCTAAAGTGATATGAAAtgcctgctgcctgctgtcCTGCAGTAGCCTAACGACACAGGGGCTCTGCTTGGGGGGCCACCCCACGCGGTGACGTCTTATACTGGGATATATTTACctggggcgggggggggaggggggtttggGTGGGGGAGGCAGGTACAGATAGGTGCAGAGTTCGGGTCACAGCCTTGAAGCTGTGGCTCGTCCCTCCCACACCACACAGTACACCGAGGCAGTCTATTTTCTGAGGGCGGGGTTTGAGGAGTTGTGAGCTGGgtagggggggagggagggaggcgaggactgtggagagaaggggagaaagggggaggagggggagcagcaGATCCACGGCTGGGCTAGATGTTCTGACAGCACTGCATCTTTGGTTTGTTCTCAGTGGGCTGCACCTGGATGTTGACCACGTTGTTGCTGGGGGACATGTCGCTCTCCTGGCGCTCCGACATCTGCTTCTGGGAGACGATACGGTAGATctctgatgggggggggggggataacaGCGTCATTTAGAGTGCCAGCCTGTTAACCTCTAGTTTAAATTCTGCCACAACTCACTGCACACAATTACTGCTTATTtctacaacattttaaaatgtcaaattcagaATTGAAGCTAACTTCTGTCTAAGTTTACAAATGGCCGCATGTGACAAAGCAAAGGGACTATTATTGATTTCCTCCTGTGGGCGCCAGGTGACTCACAGGAAGCAGATTGTAATGTGATAAAAGAGTCAGTGAACATTTCTAATCATGCAAATTCTTACACATCTACCGCTGAAACAGGCGTCAGGTCGAGCCGGGTCCAGaggatttcattaaaaacacatttactttgaCTAAACCCCGcacacaccatcctgctgccccaaatactcactagaggaCCAAgtgtggattcatccaccgctgaaaatagtccccaaaaaATGCACTATtccctcctgtttgagtaacgtttgataaaaactacagtgagcagctgttttaggaaattactgggacattaaaaaacaaatgacactgTATACTTGTGAgtcttttttaaagatttatgtcttcagtaggaacaaagtcagaaagtatttagagatgaaaacatctgtttttttatgggattattgacaataagacaaatacagCATCATTCcagccttttccttttcatgtcaCTGAGTTGACTCTATTAGTTTTGATATCAATCAATACTCCTATCCGTAACTAATGAAGGCATCATGTCTACTAACTTTATTACctcgcagtgtgtgtgaggctgtttCCATTCCGTTACAGAACAAATGGCTTTTCTACAGATTGTGTAAAGACACCAGCAGGACCATTAGCACAAAAGCACATATAAAACACTACTATCAGTCGGTCATCTCACTCATGATCACAAAAGGTTTGCCACTCCTGAAGATAAGTCGTTCAGACAACATTATGTAATAAAGTTAATCcagagcagctgtgtgtctgtttgtgtctctaaCCGGACTTCCCTCTCACTTTAACCACCCTCATAAAAAAATGATGACGAGGCTGAAGGCACTAACACAGTACAGACCTGTCAGAATGGTCTGGAAGGCCGTCTCTACGTTGGTGGAGTCCAGAGCCGACGTCTCCAGAAAAGATAAACCATTCTTCTCTGCAGGGCAAAGTTGAGCAACAGGACACGTTAACCGTATTTCAAATATGTAACATTCCACAGATGGTTTCACCCGTTCGACCCGGTAAACAGAAATATGTGATTGTGGAACTTGTACCAGCCACGGTTAGAGCGTAACGTCTTCACTGCgttacacagaaaacattttatctctGTTATCATTTCAATGCATCAATCCGAATCATTAGATACAATAGACACACAgtataatctaatctaattcaCAAACCATTAGGGCTGTACCCAGATCAGGGCTCCAAGTCGACTCTGAGTTGCGAGTTTAGGCTGAATGTTAGACCTTTCAGGGGTCTAACATTCTGTTCCACTCGGTTTCGCCTTGTGGTTCTGGCTTTTagatatttttagttttttataaATACTTCtaattatattattacactTTACCTTCGGTTATGAGGAATATCTGATTCACTGCCTTcacacagttacagtgcagCCCAGCGAACAGACAACATGTAAGTCTCATTTTTTTACCTGTGAAACTCCCGTTTTCATGCCTTTGTTGGTTCTAATGGCTGTGTGGAGATGTTAAAACAATTccacacagtaaaataaagaaaaggtcaCAGTTCATCTATAACATCCTATCACGGAGCACGTCTCCTGCCTGGCTGCTGACAGCTCTGTCACACCGGACAGTGGAGGAGGTCGTACCGGCCTCGGCTTCAAAAGCAGTTTAGCCGACTTCGCCGTATTCAGCATCAGCAGCTCTGCCTTCTGTTTCCATCAGGTAGTTCTGCAGCTAGAGACTGTTTCTAAAGTTTACAGCCTGCCGTGCTGTTACGCTTCGTTGCTCTGTGTATGAGGATCGACTAAAGATTGGAATCATCGACGTTTAGGGGGGCCAGCCCTACAAATCATCATTTCAGACATAACATCAATCTAAAATCCCAACATTTGGTCTCTTTGTGAAATCTTATTGAACATTAAGTTATTTTTGTGGCTTTAGAAAGCTCTGGGGTTGTTTCAAGGTGCCGTTTAGGTTTTTTAGGATGAAATCTTTTACATGGTATTAAAAATATTCAGGATTTCTGTTTGGTTCTGATTTTGTggcatattttgtgttttctgttgtatgACGTTTGCCTGTGACTCAGTGTTATTTCTGTCTATCTTGATCGGGAGACTATTTTTTAATACGGTGTTTCGGATTAACTAAAGGttagagaatgaaaataaaacatcacagtcTTACCAGCGAAAGCCCGTGCCTCGTCGGTGGGAACGGCCCGGAGGTGACGCAGGTCGCTCTTGTTGCCCACCAGCATGATGACGATGTTGCTGTCAGCGTGATCTCGCAGCTCCTTCAGCCAGCGCTCCACATTCTCATAAGTTAGATGCTTGGCAATGTCATAGACCAGCAGAGCCCCCACCGCCCCACGGTAGTACCTGCAGGAGAGCACCATGCACAGCGAAGACTCATCAGTCATCATCACACAGTTATCAGAGCCAAATCACTGGAATACTGCAGGCGACTTGTACAGAGCACCTGATTTCAGCCTCAGGTACATGACAGCGTGTTTTATATCAATATTGAATCAAATTACTCACTGGTAAAGACTGCCACACGATGCCAAACCACCAGAGAATTAACACCCAACCTATAACTCTACTGTCCTGTATGCTCGAGTTGTCTAGTCATTTTGCTTGGTAATAATTCTAGTATAAGTTACAAAAGCTGTTCTATGAAGTAcgatattttattttcaattgtGTGACTTAGACAAAAGTGCCCTCTGGCTGGCATGTTTGTATATCACGTCCTAACTGACCTCCTCCTCTATACTCACGCTGATGTGATGGCACGGTAGCGCTCCTGGCCAGCTGTATCCCAGATCTGGGCCTTCACCGTCTTGCCGTCCACCTGGATGCTGCGTGTGGCGAACTCGACTCCGATGGTGCTCTTACTCTCCAGGTTGAACTCATTGCGGGTGAAACGGGACAGCAGGTTACTCTTTCCCACACCCGAGTCACCAATAAGgaccactgacacacagaatAGACAAAACACGTTTTAATACAACCTATAAGAGCAATCATGTTAGAAAATGCTACTATTTTCATAATCGATCGATTGTTTAAGTTATTTTCAAAGTTAAAatgtctctctgcttctcttttgtgaggattttcagcttttctttgtctttgtgacactaagctgaatatcttttggactgttggtcgacaaaacaaacaaaagtaatttAAACTCACTTTGGGCTTTAGGATGTTgtgatatttttacttttcattgaCTAAATAACTACTTGATTAACTGAGAAACTAATTGCCACATTAAATAATGGAATTAATGATAAGCTCTAGTATTAATGTCATGTGCTATTACAACTTAATGTAATAATACACATTACCTACTCAATGCTACGTGTAATATTTgtattcatacatacagtatatacatttggttctactttatatacttagTGCTCTTTTATATTGATAAAActtatttaaaattattttttaatcaacCTAACTTAAGCTATATGCCCTGTTCTTATGTTATGACATCCTTATTGTTGTGTTCATTGCCTATGTAGCTGCCAGAGTATTACTCTGTgaatatgacaaataaaatacagtatatatacag encodes:
- the rab11a gene encoding ras-related protein Rab-11A, which produces MGTRDDEYDYLFKVVLIGDSGVGKSNLLSRFTRNEFNLESKSTIGVEFATRSIQVDGKTVKAQIWDTAGQERYRAITSAYYRGAVGALLVYDIAKHLTYENVERWLKELRDHADSNIVIMLVGNKSDLRHLRAVPTDEARAFAEKNGLSFLETSALDSTNVETAFQTILTEIYRIVSQKQMSERQESDMSPSNNVVNIQVQPTENKPKMQCCQNI